The Legionella jordanis genomic sequence CAGAGGTGGTTGGCTGCGTTTTAGGGAGGCGCTCGACCCCAGAAGCAAAATACTATGTAGGTTTGGGAAAGGCTGAGGAAATTCAACAGCAAGTACAAGCCCTGCAAGCAGACTTGGTTCTAGTCAATCACGAATTGTCGCCCTCCCAGGAGCGGAATTTAGAGCGCCTTTTTCAATGTCGAGTCGTTGATCGCAGCGGATTAATTCTGGATATTTTTGCGCAGCGGGCTCGGACTTTCGAGGGTAAATTGCAAGTTGAACTCGCACAACTGCAACATTTGTCCACTCGCTTAGTTAGAGGTTGGACCCACCTCGAACGCCAAAAGGGAGGGATAGGTCTTCGAGGTCCTGGAGAAACGCAGCTGGAGACTGATCGCCGTTTATTAAGAGAGCGAATTCGCTCCATTAACAAGCGTTTGGAAAAGGTGAGGAAAAGCCGTGATCAAAACCGCCGAGCGCGAAAGAAGGCAGCGATGCCTACAGTTTCTCTAGTTGGCTATACCAATGCAGGCAAATCCACGCTGTTTAATGCGTTAACCGGGGAGCAAATTTACGCGGCCAATCAGCTTTTTGCAACCCTTGATCCGACCATGCGAAAAACTGAACTTCCGGGCGCTACATCCGTCATTCTAGCTGATACAGTAGGGTTCATAAGAGATCTGCCACATCAATTAATTGAAGCTTTCCGTGCAACGCTCGAAGAGACGCAAGAAGCCGACTTATTATTGCATGTAATTGACATTTCTGATCCTCATTGGCGAGAAATGGCAGCAGCTGTTGGGCAGGTTTTACTTGAACTGGGTGTGCAAGATATTCCAATCATCCAGGTGTTTAACAAAATTGATCAGCAAGAAGGCTGGCAAGCAAAAATAGATCTTCAGGATGGTGCATACAAAGTATGGCTGTCGGCGAAAACTGGTGAAGGCCTGGACTTATTAAGAGAGGCAATAACCAAACAGCTGCAAGGAGGCATTTTAGAAGAGGAGATTGTACTAACCCCTCAGGATGCCAAATTACGTTCTGAACTGTACGCAATCCATGCTGTACTGGATGAAAAAATTGAAGAGGACGGATGGCGTTTAACAATTAAATTAACCAAAGAACAGAAGCAAAAATTATTCCTTAAAGAAAGTAGGGAGCAAAAGCACTCGTGATTATTGCTCCCTTCGAGGTTTGAATACTTTTAATGATTGAGCAGGATTTTATCCTTCAGCTTCATTTAAAATCAGCGGTTGATAATGCCGTAGATATTCAAAAGTCTGTTCTGCTTTCCGATAACAGTCATCCCAAAATACTACGCTGCAAGAGCTGTCCAACAAACTTACAGCTTGCTCCATTTTCTCTCCAGACTGGACATAATGGTTGAGGTTGTTATTAATGGAAATGCTTGGCTGCTTAATTTCGAGCAGGGTTCCTTTGACTTTGGGAAAGGTTACCCAACCAGCAAAAGTTTCACTCTGTTCTATGCCTAACTCTTGATCAGGATACATTTGGACATGATAGTGCAATTCTTCAAGGTGTCTATTGAAAATAAGCTTATACATATCGGGCACCAAAGCACCGGGTGTTCTCGCTGCGGCCTCAAGGAAAATAAACTCACCCGATTTATGGTCTTTGAACACCTCAAGATGAAAAGCAGATGAGAACTGACCTAGACAGGTTAAAGCGTTTTCAGAAAAGGCCCTTAGTTGTGCGAATAAAACGCTGTCATTAATCGGCAGACTACCCATGGGCGAACCTTTTGAAAATTTCGCCAGTGGCCAAGCGTATTTGCCTGCCATAAAAAATTCAATGCGATGTTCACGTATGATGACGTCACAATGAAATAAGTCGCCTTCGATGAATTCATCAATTTCAAAATCCCAGGATTTGCCTACGATGCTGTTCAACACATTACGCAATGTTTTAACATCCGGAACATGGTAAGTATCAATACTGCTAACCAGATCGATGGGCTTGATGAACATTGGAAAGCCGATGTATTCAATAACTGAAGACAGATAGGCTTCAGGATTGTCCTGAAAGCTGGTTTTATCAAAGGACAGAAAGCGGGGGGTCCTTATTTTTCCGGCAAGTTTGCTCTTTGAAACCAGTTTATTCACAAAAGGCAAAACCTGCTCGCTGTTATTACCTGGAATGCCGTATTTTTCTCTTAATGTGGCACAAGTGAGTTGAGTGCTGTCCTCATTGGTGAGCAATCTTATATTTTTCGTATCATAGCGTTCTAAAATGTTTAATAAAATCGTTTCAACCTCATTTAGATCGGGTTGATGAAAATTCCGATGGATACCATGAATTTCTTGAAACAGCTTTTGGTTATCATCTGACAGGTGCTGCAGACAATAGTCACTACCAATCAGAATAAATGTAGAGTCTTGATCTTCCTTTAACTGGGATAGATTGGACTTAATTGGGACTACATTATATAAAAACACATAAATAGTCATTTTCCCTTCCTATATGTAAATTTTGCGGCTTTATTTTAACATATTTCACGCATATTGAATAAAATTTATAACATATGCCTTTATTTTCATATGGTTAAAGTCAATGTCGATTAAAAAGTTAGCCAATGTGACTCATTGAGGACAATTAAATATTAGAATGGAGTCTGGTAGAGCGCCTAAATAGCACAGGCAGGGTTCAATAATGATAAAACGCATTATGATTATGGGTCGAAGCGGCAGTGGCAAGTCGACGTTTGCTTATCAATTGCAGCAAAAAATGAAGTTACCCTTACATCACCTGGATAAATATTTCTTTACTGACTTTTGGGTGGAACGGGATTATCAGCAGTTCCTGGACATTCAACAATCCCTCGTCGCTCAAGAACAATGGATTATTGATGGCAATGCAATACAATCTTTTGAAATGCGGTATAAACGTGCCCAAATCTGCATTTACTTTAATTTCCCCAAATATCTTTGCTTTTGGCGGGTTTTTAGAAGATTTTGTTTCAAGGATAAGAGAATCGACGATAGACCAGAAAATTGTCCTGAAACAATCAGTTGGTCCTTAATAAAATACATGTGGAATTTTGAGCATCGAGTTGCACCTATTTTATCGCGATTGAAAAGTGATTATCCTAAGGTGTGTTTCGTGGAGGTTTGCTCCGATAGGGATTTAAAACACATTGATAAACTCCTTGGATTAAAGCGCCAACAACGAATTACGGAGTTTGACTAACGACCACCGTCCTTAGTGAAGTTCAAATCTCATTGAACAACGCCCAAGCGAATGGATGGTTTTTCGGGGGCAGACGGGCTTGCCTGCGATGGAAGCCCTAGCAAATTGTTCTATGCTATTTAGATGGAACTACAACAAAGTCAGTAAATGAGCTCCAACTTAAATATAAAAAAGAAATCCGATATTTTCGAGCTGCTGTTCAACAGTATGCCGTTTACCTATATTTTTTGGAAAAATCGCAAAGGGGTTTATATGGGTGCCAATAGCAATCAGATTGCTATTTTTGGCCATGATGGCAAAAGCTTTGTAGGCAAAACAATTTTTGAGATTCTCAATGATTATGAATCGGCCAAATTAATCGATGACATCGATAATAAAATCATGGAGGATGGCGTGCCGGTAATTCTTGAAGAACCTGTGGTCACTCCGCAGGGAGAACAACGAATTTTTTTATCGCAAAAGCACCCCATCCGCAACCACAATGATGAAATCATTGGTTTGTTAGGCTTTTCTCTGGATATTACCGAACGAAAAAAAATGGAGGATGATTTAAGACGCTCTAAAGAGCTAGCGGAAGAAGCAAGCAAGGCCAAAACGGAATTTTTAGAAAACATGCGGCATGATCTACGCACCCCTCTTACAGGCATTGTCGGATTTTCAGAAATTTTAAAAACTGAATTTGATGACCCGCGGGTTCAAGAGTATGCGGATAATTTAATTGCCTCAAGCCATGCTTTGCTAGAGTTGATGGATGAAGTGCTTGAGGCCATAAGGGTGAGCTCGGGTGAAATTCCAAGGTTAAAAAAGAAATTTAACCTTAAAAAAATTTTAGAGCAGGTTTTGGCCTTAAATCGCGCCAAGGCTGCGCAAAAAAAATTGGATTTGGAGCTTTATTTCGATGAAGCAATCCCGCGATATTTAATAGGCGACAAAATTCGAATTCACCGCATCACGTTGGAGCTTATCGCAAATGCTTTAAACTTTACTAATCAGGGCCATGTGAAATTATCGGCCTTATTGGCAAAACGCAATGAGCGCGAAGTCATTCTTAAATTGATTGTGGAGGATACAGGCATTGGTATACCCAAAGATAAGCAACATGAAATTTATGTACAATTTAAGCGATTAACTCCCTCTTACCAAGGAATTTATAAAGGTGTGGGACTTGGTCTTTCAGTTGTGAAACAGTTCATAGATGAATTGGACGGTGAAATTTATGTGGAAAGTGAAAATAGGGAGGGAAGCCGATTTACCTGTGTAATCCCCTTACAGGAAGCTCTTCTTGAGGAAGATTTTGGCACGGATGACGAATTGGATGAGGCAACGGATTATTCCTATTTCAGAACTTGTAAGCAAACCAAAACGCCCACACAGGAACAGAGTGCCAACCAACAACACCGCGTTCTTGTGGTGGAAGACAATGAGATTGCTCAAATTGTTGCCAAGACAATATTAGGTCAGCTTAAATGTGATGTTGATATTGCGGACTGCGGTAAAAAAGCCCTTGAGCAATGGAAAAATAATAACTATGACTTGATATTCATGGATATTGGTCTGCCTGATATCAATGGTTATGAAGTCACCCATCTTATACGCGTCCAGGAATTAGCAAGAAAGACCCACACGCCCATCATTGCCCTTACGGCTCATGCTGGAGAAGAGAACAAAAAACACTGCATTGAGTCTGGCATGAATGCGGTATTAACCAAGCCTTTGACCGCTAAAAATTGCATGGATATTGTGGACGCATTCATCCCCAAAAGACAACCGGACAGTGCCAGAGCTAAGGCTGATCAATCAGACTTTTTTAATGAAGAAGAATGGTTCGATTTAAGCCACTTTCCAGTGTTGGATGTCGAGGAAGCGAAAAAAACAATCGCCAATGACTCCATGCTGGTGGAGATGCTGACTTTTATGGTAAATGAATCCCTTCCGAAAGATTTGAAGCTGATGAAAGAAGCTCACGAAAATAACAATTGGGATAAGGTGCAGCAAATTGCCCATAAAATTAAAGGGGGTGCTGTTTATGTAGGAACGATTAAAATTAAAATGGCTTGTCAAAACTTTGAACGCTATTGGAAAGCCGGAAAATGTGAGTTACTTGAGCAATTGTACCAACAAATTCTCTCTGCCATTGATGAAAGCCAGAAAGAAATCAAGGCTTGGTTAATGCATCGTTAACCCGCAAGAAGCTTTCCCCGTCCAGCATGGCCAAATACTGCTGAGCTAGGATTTCTGGCCGATGACTTCGTTCAAACTCAATAGCGTTTGCGGCCCAAAAAGTGTTTGACTGAGTTTGCCTTCAGGATTAAAAACAAACGTTGCAGGAACCCCAGGAATATTTTTTAAATGAAGGGCTTGGGCTGGATCGTTCTGCAGGGAAGGGTAGTTAATTCGATGTTTTTTAATTAATTGCAGTTGTTCTTCAGCCGCTAACATATCAAAATTAACCGCAAATAAGGCTACATCCTTTTTTTGATGCTCGTAAAATCGGTTGAGTGCATGGATTTCATCAAGGCAGGGCTGACACCAACTGGCCCAATAATTAATAAAAACCCATTTACCCTTTAAACTGCTAAAGGGGATTTTCTGACCATCCAAGGTGGTAAGAATGACATCGGCAGCTTGAGCCCACTGAAACGTCAAAAGCCAAAGAAGAGCAAACACCACAGCTTTGCAAGCAGACATTATGCTACCTTGTTTTTAAAAAATTAGTTAATTATTCTACCAGAACGGCTTGAGATCAAGAATTTTGACCTAAAAGCAAAAGGATGTTTGGCTAACTATAAGTTTTGATTCGCCCACTTTATTCCTAAACAGGGTGAGCGAATCGTGGCCTTGTTACAAAGACATTTGCTTATCAAGACTTGGCGCTTCTTCGGAGAAGTCCGTTTTTTGTCGTTTTGCAAGCAGGCTGTTACGGCTTAAACCCTCCAGCAATTGTTCTCGGCTTCCTGATTTGTTCCATGAGGTGCTCGCTGGTTTAGAACAGAGCTCAACTTCACAGCTTGGGCTTGGAATTGGTGCGCGATCGGGATTAAGAACTTGCTCTTCTTGTTCAATTCGAAGCAGTTCTGCAGCGGAGGGGGCTTGCACCTTGCCTTCGTAAATAAAAGGCAACAAGCGCAATTTGGCTGTCAGCCAGAAAGCATCCCATTTATTTTTAATTTCGACATAACCCCATTGTCCAGGAGCGGCTTGCATTTTTTTATAATCCAATGGAGACAGGGTTTTGACCACACTCAACTGTTCCCTGTAATAGATTTTTAAATCATCACCTAAAAGAATGACAGGCTGCAGTTGTCGAACATTGAAATCCACATCGGGAAGATATTCAAGGCCGCCATAATTCTTAGGCTTTGGCATGGGCTCTCCGGCCAGCACATGTTGCAAGTCAAGCAGAGAGGCTTGCATGCCAGCCAAACAAGCCTGTTTATTGTGGTGATTCAAACAGCCATCAAAACTGCCATCCCCGCCAGCGGGAGTTGGGGCTTCAGTCGGCGAAGGAGTCGGATCATAAGGTTTTTTAGTCAACACTCCGAGGCGGTTTAATTCGTTGTGTAAATTATTCGCTAAAATGTTTCCCCATACGCCAAACCGCTCGCCCAGTAACACCCGCAAATCTCCGACCATGGCCATATGGCCTGCGGCAAAATGATCGGAGTAATAATGAAACACAAACAATTCCAGGCACAAGGCCAGGGCTTGATAACGATGCATCAATTCTTGGATGCTTTCTTGATTTAACTCCTGGTTTTCTTCCTTTAAATTGTGAATGAGATTTTGGAAATCGGGATTGTTGGATTGATAAGCACTGTCTTTTAGGCATTGACCCAATTCAAAAGCCAGCCGCGCATAACTCAATGCTTGACTGTGTCCCAGTACATAGACTCGTACGGCCCAGGGTGTAAAATGGGTTTGATTGCGGTTTAACATTTCACCGTAATCTTTGACTCTGAGGAAAAACATTAATTGCTTGACGTAGTCATTTAAGGTGCTGGAAAAAGGAATATAGGTGCTGCCATCGATCTTATAAATTCGGTCAATGTCTTTTCTTGTAACAGCGGGTGAAGCGAGGCTGTTATAGGCGTTGAGGAATGCTTCCTCCTCTTCTGGTTGTAGCGGTTTCTCAATGAGGTATTCCCCCATGGATCTGGATGAATTATGGCTGAAAGAAGCGGCTGTTTTGAAACTGTGAAAGCTGGGTAAATCCAGTTTCATGTTCCAATTTCTGTCGGTGAAAAAGTCGGCTGCCATGGCTATGATCTCGCCGGCTGACATTTCTAAGTTCATGGGAGAGGGAAGACCATTTTCACAGCGTTGCAATTTTATGTGCAGCGTCCCTTGTTCATCAATTCGTAGATAAGGATTATTGACTAAATTCTCAAAACGAAGCCTATTGCCTAATTCAGTGTGTTCATTGGTATTCACAGGAAGCTCCTTTTCCTATTCTTGATTTTTTAGCATAGTGTAAGAAAAACAAATTGTCAGGGGCATCTTGTTTTTTTTAGGGGTTATCGCATAAGGTTGACATATCTTCTCTTTAGGTTAAGGAAGCGTCAGATGGCTAGCATCCAAGTTGAAAGACTCATCAGGGGAACTTTAATCCGCGAGGGCGCAGGGGTAAAGTTGCAGCGTTATATCGGCACGACCCGAAGCAATGAGTTCGACCCTATTTTGCTGCTTGATTTTTTTGACAGTCAGGATCCAATGGATTATGCAGCCGGTTTCCCTCAGCATCCCCACCGCGGCTTTGAAACGGTAACTTATGTTCTCAAAGGACAAATTGAGCATCAAGACAACCATGGTCACCATGGAATCATCGGTCCTGGGGATGTACAGTGGATGACTGCTGGTCGAGGCATCATTCATTCCGAGATGCCAAAAGTTCAAGCAGAAGGCTTAACGGGTTTGCAGCTTTGGTTAAATCTACCCGCTGCAAGCAAATTAACAGCTGCCCGTTATCAGGAGTTTTCTTCAAAGCAATTGCCCGTTGAAAGACAGGATTCAGCGGTAACCATTAAGGTAATTGCCGGAAAAACCAGTAAGGGAACTGCTTCCCCTATTCAGGGAATGGCCACCGAGCCTCTTTTTTTTGATATCCACATGAAGGCCAATGCAAGTTTGGAAGAGCACATCCCATCTACGCATCGCGCCCTTCTTTTTGTTTTATCAGGAGAAATTTCATTAAATAAACAAAGCATCCCAGAGGGTACCTTGGCTGCTTTAGGTGTCGGGAGACATCTAATCCTTCACAGCCACAAGGATTCGCATTATCTGCTCATAGCCGCAAAACAATTAAAAGAACCTATTGCATGGCTTGGCCCCTTTGTTATGAATACC encodes the following:
- a CDS encoding P-loop NTPase family protein — translated: MIKRIMIMGRSGSGKSTFAYQLQQKMKLPLHHLDKYFFTDFWVERDYQQFLDIQQSLVAQEQWIIDGNAIQSFEMRYKRAQICIYFNFPKYLCFWRVFRRFCFKDKRIDDRPENCPETISWSLIKYMWNFEHRVAPILSRLKSDYPKVCFVEVCSDRDLKHIDKLLGLKRQQRITEFD
- a CDS encoding pirin family protein, with protein sequence MASIQVERLIRGTLIREGAGVKLQRYIGTTRSNEFDPILLLDFFDSQDPMDYAAGFPQHPHRGFETVTYVLKGQIEHQDNHGHHGIIGPGDVQWMTAGRGIIHSEMPKVQAEGLTGLQLWLNLPAASKLTAARYQEFSSKQLPVERQDSAVTIKVIAGKTSKGTASPIQGMATEPLFFDIHMKANASLEEHIPSTHRALLFVLSGEISLNKQSIPEGTLAALGVGRHLILHSHKDSHYLLIAAKQLKEPIAWLGPFVMNTQEEVLQALDDFKQNRF
- the hflX gene encoding ribosome rescue GTPase HflX is translated as MFERPQGGERAILVQLALPEIDAEKALEEFKELAISAQAEVVGCVLGRRSTPEAKYYVGLGKAEEIQQQVQALQADLVLVNHELSPSQERNLERLFQCRVVDRSGLILDIFAQRARTFEGKLQVELAQLQHLSTRLVRGWTHLERQKGGIGLRGPGETQLETDRRLLRERIRSINKRLEKVRKSRDQNRRARKKAAMPTVSLVGYTNAGKSTLFNALTGEQIYAANQLFATLDPTMRKTELPGATSVILADTVGFIRDLPHQLIEAFRATLEETQEADLLLHVIDISDPHWREMAAAVGQVLLELGVQDIPIIQVFNKIDQQEGWQAKIDLQDGAYKVWLSAKTGEGLDLLREAITKQLQGGILEEEIVLTPQDAKLRSELYAIHAVLDEKIEEDGWRLTIKLTKEQKQKLFLKESREQKHS
- a CDS encoding TlpA disulfide reductase family protein — its product is MSACKAVVFALLWLLTFQWAQAADVILTTLDGQKIPFSSLKGKWVFINYWASWCQPCLDEIHALNRFYEHQKKDVALFAVNFDMLAAEEQLQLIKKHRINYPSLQNDPAQALHLKNIPGVPATFVFNPEGKLSQTLFGPQTLLSLNEVIGQKS
- a CDS encoding response regulator codes for the protein MSSNLNIKKKSDIFELLFNSMPFTYIFWKNRKGVYMGANSNQIAIFGHDGKSFVGKTIFEILNDYESAKLIDDIDNKIMEDGVPVILEEPVVTPQGEQRIFLSQKHPIRNHNDEIIGLLGFSLDITERKKMEDDLRRSKELAEEASKAKTEFLENMRHDLRTPLTGIVGFSEILKTEFDDPRVQEYADNLIASSHALLELMDEVLEAIRVSSGEIPRLKKKFNLKKILEQVLALNRAKAAQKKLDLELYFDEAIPRYLIGDKIRIHRITLELIANALNFTNQGHVKLSALLAKRNEREVILKLIVEDTGIGIPKDKQHEIYVQFKRLTPSYQGIYKGVGLGLSVVKQFIDELDGEIYVESENREGSRFTCVIPLQEALLEEDFGTDDELDEATDYSYFRTCKQTKTPTQEQSANQQHRVLVVEDNEIAQIVAKTILGQLKCDVDIADCGKKALEQWKNNNYDLIFMDIGLPDINGYEVTHLIRVQELARKTHTPIIALTAHAGEENKKHCIESGMNAVLTKPLTAKNCMDIVDAFIPKRQPDSARAKADQSDFFNEEEWFDLSHFPVLDVEEAKKTIANDSMLVEMLTFMVNESLPKDLKLMKEAHENNNWDKVQQIAHKIKGGAVYVGTIKIKMACQNFERYWKAGKCELLEQLYQQILSAIDESQKEIKAWLMHR
- a CDS encoding ATP-grasp domain-containing protein; amino-acid sequence: MTIYVFLYNVVPIKSNLSQLKEDQDSTFILIGSDYCLQHLSDDNQKLFQEIHGIHRNFHQPDLNEVETILLNILERYDTKNIRLLTNEDSTQLTCATLREKYGIPGNNSEQVLPFVNKLVSKSKLAGKIRTPRFLSFDKTSFQDNPEAYLSSVIEYIGFPMFIKPIDLVSSIDTYHVPDVKTLRNVLNSIVGKSWDFEIDEFIEGDLFHCDVIIREHRIEFFMAGKYAWPLAKFSKGSPMGSLPINDSVLFAQLRAFSENALTCLGQFSSAFHLEVFKDHKSGEFIFLEAAARTPGALVPDMYKLIFNRHLEELHYHVQMYPDQELGIEQSETFAGWVTFPKVKGTLLEIKQPSISINNNLNHYVQSGEKMEQAVSLLDSSCSVVFWDDCYRKAEQTFEYLRHYQPLILNEAEG